In Mytilus edulis chromosome 7, xbMytEdul2.2, whole genome shotgun sequence, a single genomic region encodes these proteins:
- the LOC139483276 gene encoding perlucin-like protein yields MDGVLRSVPPSCTDCYSYATSTYKIIEDTVDWQTARNNCNHIGGKLVEIETKEENDFIKDTLTNRNADTIYFLGGYTFNDNDGIRWINTPSQTMTFTDWATGDPNNPTTELCLGSYGLANFQWINLPCNWLESYICEFLE; encoded by the exons ATGGATGGTGTTTTAAGATCGG TTCCACCGTCATGCACTGATTGTTATAGTTATGCAACGTCAACGTATAAGATTATTGAAGACACTGTTGATTGGCAAACGGCTCGG AATAACTGCAATCATATTGGAGGGAAATTAGTTGAAATAGAAACAAAAGAAGAGAATGATTTCATCAAGGATACATTAACTAACAGAAATGCTG atacGATATATTTTCTTGGAGGATATACGTTCAATGATAACGACGGTATCAGATGGATAAATACTCCAAGTCAAACAATGACATTCACAGACTGGGCAACTGGTGATCCAAACAATCCTACCACAGAACTGTGTCTTGGATCATACGGGCTTGCCAATTTTCAGTGGATTAATTTGCCATGTAACTGGTTGGAGTCTTATATTTGCGAGTTCCTAGAATAA